Proteins encoded in a region of the Methanofollis tationis genome:
- a CDS encoding CBS domain-containing protein translates to MEPTEIPVTAVMSGAPSTIPPDTPLPEIFEQFSRTGCTDLVVSGPENRFLGFITALDLLTAVGHVIGVRSRKRITCIDCLLRGDAAVAADIMTRGHITIPHTATVREAMEAMERYRYPVLVVVDSTGAVVGRIEVCMIIAHLRIAGHL, encoded by the coding sequence ATGGAACCGACAGAGATTCCCGTCACCGCCGTCATGTCGGGTGCGCCGTCCACCATCCCCCCAGACACGCCGCTGCCCGAAATATTTGAACAATTTTCCCGAACCGGGTGCACCGATCTCGTCGTATCGGGACCTGAAAACCGTTTTCTCGGCTTTATCACCGCACTCGACCTCCTCACCGCCGTCGGGCACGTCATCGGCGTGCGGAGCCGGAAAAGGATCACCTGCATCGACTGCCTCCTGAGAGGGGACGCAGCGGTCGCTGCAGACATCATGACCAGAGGGCATATCACGATCCCCCATACCGCCACCGTGCGGGAGGCGATGGAGGCGATGGAACGCTACCGGTATCCCGTCCTCGTCGTCGTCGACAGTACCGGCGCGGTCGTCGGGCGCATCGAGGTCTGCATGATCATCGCGCACCTGCGGATCGCCGGCCACCTCTGA
- a CDS encoding PAS domain-containing sensor histidine kinase, translated as MPDQDEDLPQIPILSGGDEPGWTIRQIGEHCTDLILVTDRDGEIIYVSPSSMTLVGYAPEEFPGAVLDDNQITGREIARRAGDGEEERERVHEAGREIRVRKRDGAYATLDIRGSPLYAGGAFQGTLVIARNVTHLKREEERLRDVNKRLALLSSVTRHDILNQVAVLVGYIELLGEDLEDRPELADVLKIIETATRKIEQQITFTRDYEKLGIMAPCWQSVRDVLGIAIGFRRIDGAEVLISTGTLEVYADPMLHKAFSSLIDNAVRHAGAFTTISVTFRTEGPEGIITFRDNGVGVPDAIKERIFSRGFGSDAGFGLYLTREILDITGISIAERGEAGKGACFEIRLPEGTWRC; from the coding sequence ATGCCTGATCAGGATGAAGACCTCCCGCAGATACCGATCCTCTCCGGGGGCGACGAACCCGGATGGACCATCAGGCAGATCGGCGAACACTGCACCGACCTGATCCTCGTCACCGACCGGGATGGAGAGATCATCTATGTCTCCCCCTCGTCCATGACCCTGGTCGGCTATGCGCCCGAAGAATTTCCCGGCGCCGTACTGGACGACAACCAGATCACCGGCAGGGAGATCGCCCGCAGGGCTGGAGACGGGGAGGAGGAACGCGAGCGAGTACACGAAGCCGGCAGGGAGATCAGGGTCAGGAAGAGAGACGGCGCATATGCGACCCTGGACATACGGGGTTCCCCCCTCTATGCCGGCGGCGCGTTCCAGGGCACCCTGGTGATCGCACGGAATGTCACGCACCTGAAAAGAGAGGAGGAAAGGCTCAGGGACGTCAATAAAAGACTCGCCCTCCTCTCCTCGGTCACCAGACACGACATCCTCAACCAGGTGGCGGTGCTGGTCGGCTATATCGAACTCCTCGGGGAAGACCTTGAGGACCGGCCCGAACTTGCCGACGTCCTGAAGATCATCGAGACGGCGACCAGAAAGATCGAGCAGCAGATCACCTTCACCAGAGACTACGAAAAACTCGGGATAATGGCGCCCTGCTGGCAGAGTGTCAGGGACGTTCTCGGCATTGCTATCGGGTTCCGGAGAATAGATGGAGCGGAGGTTCTCATCTCCACCGGCACCCTTGAGGTCTACGCCGATCCGATGCTGCACAAAGCCTTCTCCAGCCTTATCGACAATGCCGTCAGGCATGCCGGCGCGTTCACCACGATCTCGGTCACCTTCAGGACGGAGGGTCCTGAGGGGATTATCACCTTCAGGGACAACGGCGTCGGCGTGCCCGATGCGATCAAGGAGCGGATCTTCTCCAGAGGCTTCGGATCAGATGCCGGTTTCGGGCTGTATCTCACACGGGAGATCCTCGATATCACCGGGATCTCGATCGCGGAGAGAGGTGAGGCAGGAAAGGGAGCATGCTTTGAAATCCGCCTTCCTGAAGGGACATGGCGGTGCTGA
- a CDS encoding cation:proton antiporter domain-containing protein, which yields MALFLLSANLGWIQGQIIFTEDSLHCLLVAFAGKILGGWLGSVRFMATHTEALVVGIGLCPRGEITLVVGQIGLLAGLITEELFSAFTVVALVSVLVTPALMAWGYRRLAVRGGRRSAGAR from the coding sequence ATGGCCCTGTTTCTCCTTTCTGCAAATCTAGGTTGGATTCAGGGCCAAATTATTTTTACAGAAGATTCGTTACACTGTCTCCTCGTCGCATTCGCCGGTAAGATCCTGGGCGGATGGCTCGGTTCGGTCAGGTTCATGGCAACACACACTGAAGCCCTCGTCGTCGGGATCGGGCTCTGCCCCCGCGGCGAGATCACGCTGGTAGTCGGGCAGATCGGGCTGCTCGCCGGGCTGATCACGGAAGAACTCTTCTCGGCCTTCACCGTGGTGGCGCTCGTCTCTGTCCTGGTCACGCCGGCCCTGATGGCCTGGGGCTACCGGCGTCTGGCGGTCAGAGGTGGCCGGCGATCCGCAGGTGCGCGATGA
- a CDS encoding agmatine deiminase family protein, with translation MDDRSVTIGLVQTAVSEDPAWNLERTLAAAETAAARGARIICLQELFRSPYFPQSQGADAACYAEPIPGESTEAFAAFARRHHVVVVVPVFEKGEDGRFSNAAAVINSDGSLMPPYHKVHVPYDPLFYEKEYFYPGDCYRVYETTYGRIGVLICYDQWFPEAARSLALDGAEIIFYPTAIGRIRGMEDAAEGDWREAWETVQRGHAIANGVHVAAVNRVGEEGEILFWGSSFVCDSFGNIVARAGEGEEVLVATIDLLKNREVREGWGFLRNRRPETYGALVRPVAASSGGYRCPAGRRPATPKKCGYHMPAEWEPHEAIWLSWPHDPDTFPDLEEVEASYLRIVEALHRDEIVNLLVTDEPMQGQVTALFAAAGLDLARIRFHRAEYADVWFRDYGPVFVVDRAGGALAMVDWIFNAWGEKYEELMRDSGVPSTLNRWMHLPIFSPGIVLEGGSIEVNGRGTVLTTRQCLLNPNRNPDLSQEEIEEYLKEYLGVSHAIWLNQGIAGDDTDGHIDDVARFVDVRTVVCAVEEDPEDENYAILQENLEILRRSTDQDGNPLTIVQVPMPGRVGDDEVRLPASYTNFYIGNRTVLVPVFRDKNDGRALSILKRLFPDRDVVGIDCRAMVSGLGTIHCISQQQPSV, from the coding sequence ATGGACGATCGCAGCGTAACAATCGGGCTCGTTCAGACGGCGGTCTCGGAAGACCCGGCATGGAACCTGGAGCGCACGCTTGCAGCGGCGGAGACGGCCGCGGCGCGGGGCGCCCGCATCATCTGCCTGCAGGAACTCTTCCGTTCCCCCTACTTCCCGCAGTCGCAGGGCGCCGATGCAGCCTGTTACGCCGAACCGATACCGGGCGAATCGACAGAGGCCTTTGCGGCGTTTGCCCGCCGGCACCATGTCGTCGTCGTTGTCCCGGTCTTCGAGAAGGGGGAGGACGGGCGGTTCTCCAACGCCGCCGCCGTCATCAACTCTGATGGTTCTCTGATGCCGCCGTACCACAAGGTCCACGTCCCGTACGACCCGCTCTTCTACGAGAAGGAGTATTTTTATCCGGGCGATTGTTACCGGGTCTACGAGACGACCTATGGCAGGATCGGCGTGCTGATCTGCTACGACCAGTGGTTCCCTGAGGCTGCGCGTTCGCTTGCCCTCGACGGGGCAGAGATCATCTTTTACCCGACGGCGATCGGGCGGATCCGCGGCATGGAAGACGCCGCCGAAGGGGACTGGCGCGAGGCCTGGGAGACCGTCCAGCGCGGGCACGCGATCGCCAACGGCGTCCATGTCGCCGCCGTGAACCGGGTCGGAGAGGAGGGGGAGATCCTCTTCTGGGGGAGTTCGTTCGTCTGCGACTCGTTTGGGAACATCGTCGCCCGCGCCGGGGAGGGAGAGGAGGTGCTCGTCGCCACGATCGATCTCTTGAAGAACCGGGAGGTTCGGGAGGGCTGGGGGTTCCTGCGCAACCGGCGGCCCGAGACCTATGGCGCCCTCGTCCGCCCGGTGGCGGCATCTTCGGGGGGCTACCGCTGCCCCGCGGGGCGCCGCCCGGCCACCCCGAAGAAGTGCGGCTATCATATGCCCGCCGAGTGGGAACCGCACGAGGCGATCTGGCTTTCGTGGCCCCACGACCCAGACACCTTCCCGGATCTCGAGGAGGTGGAGGCGTCCTATCTCCGCATTGTCGAGGCCCTCCACCGGGACGAGATCGTCAACCTGCTCGTCACCGACGAACCGATGCAGGGGCAGGTGACCGCTCTCTTCGCCGCTGCCGGCCTCGACCTCGCCCGGATCCGCTTCCACCGGGCCGAGTATGCAGATGTCTGGTTCAGGGACTACGGCCCGGTCTTCGTGGTGGACCGCGCCGGCGGCGCCCTTGCGATGGTCGACTGGATCTTCAACGCCTGGGGGGAGAAGTATGAGGAACTGATGCGCGACTCCGGCGTTCCCTCCACGCTGAACCGATGGATGCACCTGCCCATCTTCTCGCCAGGGATCGTCCTGGAAGGGGGATCGATCGAGGTCAACGGGAGGGGGACGGTGCTCACCACCCGGCAATGCCTCCTGAACCCGAACCGGAACCCGGATCTCTCGCAGGAGGAGATCGAGGAGTACCTGAAGGAGTACCTCGGGGTCTCCCACGCGATCTGGCTGAACCAGGGGATCGCCGGGGACGACACCGACGGCCATATCGACGACGTCGCCAGGTTTGTCGACGTGCGGACGGTCGTCTGCGCCGTCGAGGAGGATCCTGAAGACGAAAACTACGCGATCCTGCAGGAGAACCTGGAGATCCTGCGGCGTTCGACCGACCAGGACGGCAACCCCTTAACGATCGTCCAGGTCCCGATGCCCGGCCGCGTCGGCGACGACGAGGTGCGCCTGCCTGCGAGTTACACGAATTTCTATATCGGGAACAGGACGGTGCTCGTCCCGGTCTTCAGGGACAAAAATGACGGGCGGGCGCTCTCCATCCTGAAGCGACTCTTCCCGGATCGAGACGTCGTCGGGATCGACTGCCGGGCGATGGTCTCTGGCCTGGGCACCATCCACTGCATCAGCCAGCAGCAGCCCTCGGTGTGA
- a CDS encoding AI-2E family transporter, producing MSRLSEMRETRNYLLAAAIFLILIIGMQITAYIVNLLVISLILTILTLPAMDLLRKKGMPDGIAVGMITAVSGIAILGLLLLTMHSFQVLIEDLPMYQAELNQRLAELLLLLDTIGIDPASLSPSSISLGSVVTAIEPYVLNFGQIVLYLFFIMMTTCFALLEAPNIPGRLERILGSSMESRFGIGRMSRLMIEFVIVRTEANIIHGTLFGLALWAMGIHAALLWGILTFILAFIPYIGLLIAAIPAIFFAWLQYGAPGAVAVMIIVVILNALVENPIFAYIASRRFDLPPLVVIISLIVWGWILGIPGMIFAIPITLILLIMVQCSDETRWINTLLGVDKLFAEESGTTGKN from the coding sequence ATGAGCCGTCTATCAGAAATGCGAGAAACCAGGAACTATCTTCTGGCCGCGGCGATCTTCCTCATTCTCATCATCGGAATGCAGATCACTGCGTATATCGTCAATCTCCTGGTCATCTCACTTATACTCACGATCCTGACCCTGCCCGCGATGGATCTTCTGAGAAAAAAGGGTATGCCGGACGGGATCGCCGTCGGGATGATCACCGCCGTCTCGGGCATTGCCATCCTGGGCCTGCTGCTGCTGACGATGCACTCCTTCCAGGTTCTGATCGAGGATCTCCCCATGTACCAGGCTGAACTGAACCAGAGACTTGCCGAACTGCTTCTTCTGCTCGACACGATCGGTATCGACCCGGCGTCCCTTTCGCCCTCGTCGATCAGCCTCGGCAGTGTGGTAACGGCTATCGAGCCGTATGTCCTCAATTTCGGACAGATAGTGCTTTATCTCTTTTTCATCATGATGACGACCTGCTTCGCCCTCCTCGAAGCGCCGAACATACCAGGGCGTCTTGAACGGATCCTGGGATCGAGTATGGAGAGCCGGTTCGGCATCGGGAGAATGAGCCGGCTCATGATCGAGTTCGTGATCGTGCGCACCGAGGCGAATATCATCCACGGCACCCTCTTCGGCCTCGCCCTCTGGGCGATGGGGATACACGCCGCTCTCCTCTGGGGCATCCTCACGTTCATCCTCGCATTCATTCCCTATATCGGGCTCCTGATCGCCGCAATCCCGGCAATATTCTTTGCATGGCTCCAGTACGGCGCCCCGGGAGCGGTTGCGGTGATGATTATCGTCGTCATCCTCAATGCCCTGGTTGAAAATCCTATCTTCGCCTACATCGCATCGAGACGGTTCGATCTTCCCCCTCTGGTCGTCATCATCTCCCTCATCGTCTGGGGATGGATCCTGGGTATTCCCGGCATGATCTTCGCGATCCCGATCACGCTCATCCTCCTGATCATGGTCCAGTGCAGCGACGAGACGCGCTGGATCAACACCCTCCTCGGCGTTGACAAACTCTTTGCCGAGGAGAGCGGGACGACAGGAAAGAATTAG
- a CDS encoding IS256 family transposase: protein MDPLALIEDYLSDNENGMKTLITWFLNQVMLLEALHQAGAEQYERTDARKAHRNGYKKRSLKTRYGETILQKPQFREFPFETQVFGRYSRVEKALENAIFESYLQGVSTRRIQEIVAHFGIEQLSPASVSRIAKDLDEQVHAFLQRPIEQEIPYLFVDASYYKVREGPRYITKALLVIAGVRMDGYREILGARITDCENEMFWSGLFEDLKERGLVGVKMVVSDGHAGIQKAAEATFLGASWQMCSVHCTRAVLKNIPRKHQKEVAESLKEAYGDEERLQELADDLNERGYRKAANTIERFIPGLMSYTAFPKEHAKRIRTTNMMERVNKELKRRTKVVGAFPNEESLLRLAGSILMDINEEWVTGRRYLTMEGE from the coding sequence ATGGATCCCTTAGCGTTAATCGAAGATTATCTTTCCGATAATGAGAATGGCATGAAGACCCTCATCACCTGGTTCCTCAACCAGGTGATGCTGCTCGAAGCCCTCCACCAGGCGGGAGCCGAGCAGTATGAACGAACCGATGCGCGGAAGGCTCACCGAAACGGCTACAAGAAGCGATCTCTGAAAACCCGATATGGAGAAACGATCCTCCAGAAACCGCAGTTCCGAGAATTTCCCTTCGAAACACAGGTATTTGGACGCTATTCCCGGGTTGAGAAGGCTCTTGAGAATGCTATCTTTGAATCCTACCTTCAGGGAGTCTCAACCCGCCGGATCCAGGAGATTGTTGCTCATTTTGGCATCGAACAACTCTCTCCTGCTTCAGTATCCAGGATAGCAAAGGACCTCGATGAACAGGTCCATGCATTCCTTCAGAGGCCTATTGAACAGGAGATTCCCTATCTCTTTGTGGATGCTTCGTACTACAAAGTCAGAGAGGGACCACGGTACATCACCAAAGCTCTTCTGGTGATCGCCGGTGTTCGAATGGATGGCTACCGCGAAATCCTGGGAGCCAGAATCACTGATTGCGAGAATGAGATGTTCTGGTCGGGATTGTTCGAAGACCTCAAAGAACGAGGATTGGTGGGTGTCAAGATGGTTGTCTCAGATGGTCATGCCGGGATCCAGAAGGCGGCGGAAGCCACCTTCCTCGGCGCATCGTGGCAGATGTGCTCGGTCCATTGCACCCGGGCGGTTTTAAAGAATATTCCACGGAAACATCAGAAAGAAGTTGCTGAGTCCTTGAAGGAGGCATATGGGGACGAGGAGAGACTGCAGGAGCTTGCAGACGATCTGAACGAACGAGGATATCGGAAAGCGGCCAATACGATCGAGAGATTCATCCCGGGACTTATGAGTTACACGGCGTTCCCGAAAGAGCACGCAAAGCGGATCCGAACGACGAACATGATGGAAAGAGTCAACAAGGAACTGAAACGGAGAACCAAAGTTGTAGGGGCCTTTCCCAATGAAGAGTCACTCCTCAGGCTGGCAGGATCCATCCTGATGGACATCAATGAGGAGTGGGTGACCGGCAGAAGATATTTGACGATGGAGGGGGAATGA